From Thermoflexus hugenholtzii JAD2:
GAAGCCTTCCGGGCCCAGCTGGAGCTGGCCGGCGAGCTGGGGCTGCCGGTGATCATCCACCAGCGGGAGGCCCGCGAGGCGGTGATGGAGGAGCTGGAGCGCTGGCTCGCCGCCCGCCCCGGGGCCCGAGGGGTCCTCCACGCCTTCTCCGGCGATCCCGCAATGGCGCGGATCGCCGTGAAATGGGGGTTCCTCCTGGGGATCGGGGGGCCGCTCACCTATCCCCGGGCGGAAAGCCTGCGAGAGGCCGTGCGGGCGGTCGGCCTGGACGGCCTGGTGCTGGAGACGGACGCGCCCTATCTGCCCCCGCAACCCCATCGGGGCCGTCGTAACGAGCCCGCTTACCTGCGGAACGTGGCGGAAGCCCTGGCCCAGCTGCTCGGGCTGCCGATGGAGCAGATCGCCCGACAAACCACCGCGAACGCTTGCCGGCTCTTCCGGCTTCCCCCACCGCAGGAAAGCGATCTCCCAGAGTCTCGCTGCGGAGGCGGAGATCCATAGATCATGGAAAGGCTCCACGCCCGATGTAAAATGAGACGAGAAGCTTGTTCTTCGACGAACATTCTGAATCAGGTAGACGGGAATGCCTCCGACCGCGCATTCGGTGCAGGCTCTGGTCCATATCCAGGAGTGGCTCCAGGGAGACCTGGAGCAGGTAGAGACCCGCATGCGGGCGATCCCCCTCACGTTTGAACCCCTGAAAACCGCGGTGGACCATCTGCTGCGTGCGGGGGGC
This genomic window contains:
- a CDS encoding TatD family hydrolase, coding for MERSILIDTHCHLDDPAFDPDREEVLARARMAGVEILILPGVEPEGIPRALALAERHPGLYVAVGIHPHVASQFSSQLLAQLRSWARHPRVVAIGEIGLDFYRDRSPREAQREAFRAQLELAGELGLPVIIHQREAREAVMEELERWLAARPGARGVLHAFSGDPAMARIAVKWGFLLGIGGPLTYPRAESLREAVRAVGLDGLVLETDAPYLPPQPHRGRRNEPAYLRNVAEALAQLLGLPMEQIARQTTANACRLFRLPPPQESDLPESRCGGGDP